The following are encoded together in the Pseudomonadota bacterium genome:
- the hemH gene encoding ferrochelatase translates to MDKNAAEFGCKGSKDRIGVLIAQLGTPDAPTPAKVRRYLKQFLSDRRVIEINRIVWWILLNFIILVTRPRRSARLYKRIWRKDGSPLLLITKSQAEGVAKRLLLVSKNIDVEFGMRYGSPSLESAIDKLIAKGCSKILLFPMYPQYSATTSASTYDAVFLHLLKRRWVPTLRVAEPYYAHPSYIEAWATIINEHIAALPHKPERLVLSYHGIPRSYVNKGDQYCCHCVETTAALIPKLKLDREQVVHTFQSRFGSEPWLTPYTDVTFEELGKSGIKRIAVVAPGFTADCLETLDELGHEGHEQFTEAGGEELSLIQCLNDHPAWLDGMTEIIKEELGSWLVGGCRNASDCVIRCPLKS, encoded by the coding sequence ATGGATAAGAACGCAGCTGAGTTTGGATGTAAGGGTTCGAAGGACAGGATCGGGGTGTTGATTGCGCAGTTAGGCACTCCGGATGCGCCGACTCCTGCTAAAGTACGCCGATATCTGAAACAGTTTCTCTCAGACCGACGGGTTATTGAGATCAATCGGATAGTCTGGTGGATTCTACTCAATTTCATTATTCTTGTAACCAGACCACGGCGCTCTGCGCGTCTTTATAAGCGTATCTGGCGTAAGGATGGATCGCCTCTGCTGCTAATAACAAAGAGCCAAGCTGAGGGAGTTGCGAAACGGCTTTTACTAGTCTCCAAAAATATAGATGTTGAGTTTGGTATGCGCTACGGCTCGCCTAGCCTTGAGAGCGCGATAGATAAGTTAATCGCAAAAGGATGCTCTAAGATCCTCCTTTTCCCGATGTATCCGCAATACTCAGCTACTACTAGCGCCTCTACCTACGATGCTGTTTTTTTGCACCTACTTAAGCGGCGCTGGGTTCCAACGCTACGCGTTGCAGAGCCATACTATGCGCATCCAAGCTATATAGAAGCCTGGGCCACGATTATTAACGAGCATATCGCTGCCCTGCCACATAAGCCTGAGCGCTTAGTACTTTCATATCACGGCATCCCACGTAGCTATGTTAATAAGGGTGATCAGTATTGTTGTCACTGTGTTGAGACAACGGCGGCACTCATCCCTAAGCTTAAACTAGACCGAGAGCAGGTTGTTCATACATTTCAATCTCGCTTTGGGAGCGAGCCGTGGTTGACCCCCTATACAGATGTGACATTCGAAGAGCTTGGGAAGAGCGGAATTAAGCGCATCGCTGTTGTAGCTCCGGGCTTTACTGCGGATTGTCTTGAGACTTTAGATGAGTTGGGACACGAGGGGCATGAGCAGTTTACTGAGGCTGGAGGTGAGGAGCTCTCACTTATTCAGTGCTTAAATGATCATCCGGCTTGGCTGGACGGAATGACCGAGATTATCAAGGAGGAGCTAGGAAGCTGGCTGGTTGGGGGCTGTAGAAATGCTTCTGACTGCGTTATTCGGTGCCCTCTAAAGAGTTAA
- the hemG gene encoding protoporphyrinogen oxidase, with product MKIAVIGGGIAGLVAAYELVKSGERPVLIEPGQLGGMIRSAPQDGFTCEQGPNVLVERPDITQLLDELKLSSEVRYPSVTPYGQYVWFRNKPVKVPSGLSELITTPLFSCATKLKLPLRLLRSALLKPASDDLSVLRFFAPLLGEDSTKCLLDPVLKGIYGGDVEQLSARSIFPGLWSAAVEGRSMLGYMRSRSKVKKPAIMVIKGGIQRLTDAIAAALSGKIELCSERVLKILLASSGGFELRCSAGSSFEVKQCIVTTAGRASASMVQELEPSLAQMLAGMQFAGLTVVHLAVDRREPLLRDAFGVLFPGAMPENLLGVMFNSQIFPHVAPADKHIMTVMLGGAQAGEGSPDEARLREVLPRLLQELLKIGGIQWLGSYTWERAIPQLVVGHHRIVSAINECEGRRPGLVFAGVDRGGVGVSDRIKISREAIIRAQVNAYG from the coding sequence ATGAAGATAGCTGTTATAGGTGGGGGCATAGCAGGGCTTGTAGCAGCGTATGAGCTGGTAAAGAGCGGCGAGCGTCCGGTCTTGATTGAGCCTGGACAGCTAGGGGGCATGATTCGCTCAGCGCCCCAGGATGGATTCACATGCGAACAGGGGCCCAACGTTCTGGTAGAGCGTCCCGATATCACGCAATTACTCGATGAGCTTAAGCTCTCTAGCGAGGTGCGATATCCGAGCGTTACTCCATACGGACAGTATGTCTGGTTTCGTAATAAACCGGTTAAGGTTCCAAGTGGGCTGAGCGAACTGATTACAACTCCACTTTTCTCCTGTGCTACGAAGCTTAAGTTGCCCCTTAGGCTACTAAGGTCGGCGCTACTAAAACCAGCTAGTGATGACCTATCGGTGCTCCGTTTTTTTGCACCACTGCTTGGCGAAGACTCTACTAAGTGCTTACTAGATCCGGTTCTTAAGGGGATCTACGGCGGAGATGTAGAGCAGCTTAGTGCGCGCTCAATCTTCCCCGGCTTATGGAGTGCGGCGGTCGAGGGGCGTTCGATGCTTGGGTATATGCGCAGCCGCTCAAAAGTAAAGAAGCCAGCCATTATGGTGATCAAGGGGGGTATTCAGCGTTTAACCGATGCGATTGCTGCCGCACTTAGTGGTAAAATTGAGCTCTGCTCTGAGCGAGTACTTAAGATACTCCTTGCAAGTAGTGGGGGGTTCGAGCTTCGCTGTAGCGCTGGATCTAGCTTCGAGGTTAAGCAGTGTATCGTAACGACCGCGGGTAGGGCGAGCGCTTCCATGGTTCAGGAGCTTGAGCCAAGCTTAGCTCAGATGCTGGCAGGCATGCAGTTCGCTGGATTGACGGTTGTGCACCTTGCGGTCGATCGTCGGGAGCCACTTTTAAGGGACGCCTTTGGAGTTCTTTTTCCTGGCGCAATGCCAGAGAACCTATTGGGGGTGATGTTTAATTCTCAGATATTCCCTCACGTGGCTCCAGCTGATAAGCATATCATGACCGTAATGCTTGGTGGAGCACAGGCTGGAGAGGGTAGCCCAGATGAAGCTAGGCTAAGGGAGGTACTCCCACGCCTATTGCAGGAGCTTTTAAAGATAGGGGGAATACAGTGGCTCGGCTCATACACCTGGGAGCGCGCTATTCCCCAACTAGTAGTTGGGCATCATCGGATTGTTTCCGCAATTAATGAGTGCGAAGGCCGAAGGCCGGGGCTTGTCTTTGCCGGAGTTGATCGGGGAGGTGTTGGGGTATCGGATAGAATTAAGATCTCGCGTGAGGCGATTATACGGGCGCAGGTTAATGCATATGGATAA
- the serA gene encoding phosphoglycerate dehydrogenase: MQNTQKQYSFPREKMKILLLEGVHQACVDRLSQAGYQPELIKGALGEQELCEAIAGVHVLGIRSKTEVSSKVLAQAKNLLSIGCFCIGTDQVDLSKAALHGVPVFNAPFSNTRSVAELTLAEVVMLARRAVHKSQLMHKGSWDKSADRCVEVRNKSIGIIGYGHIGPQVGLLAEAFGMKVYFFDVLNKLPLGNATPVATLEDLLKLSDFVTLHVPDTAETRGMIGARQIEQMKHGAFLLNLSRGRIVDLEAVRAALLSGQLAGAAIDVFPEEPKTNDEPFQCALSGMDNVILTPHIGGSTLEAQRNIGLEVGNTLIKFIETGSTTGAVNFPQVELPIVRDSHRILNIHKNVPGVLSSINSIIAAAGANIRAQFLSTQGDVGYLIIDVDNGLSEGIKNTIEELDTSIRTRILF, from the coding sequence ATGCAAAATACCCAAAAGCAGTATTCATTCCCACGCGAAAAGATGAAGATCCTACTCCTTGAAGGGGTACACCAGGCCTGTGTTGATAGGCTTTCTCAGGCCGGTTACCAACCTGAGCTAATTAAAGGCGCGCTTGGAGAGCAGGAGTTGTGCGAGGCGATCGCAGGGGTGCATGTGCTCGGCATCCGCTCTAAGACCGAGGTAAGTAGCAAGGTTTTGGCGCAGGCCAAGAACCTGCTCTCAATCGGGTGCTTCTGTATCGGCACCGATCAGGTTGATTTAAGTAAGGCGGCGTTGCACGGGGTTCCGGTTTTCAACGCCCCGTTTAGCAATACCCGTAGCGTTGCTGAACTTACTCTGGCAGAGGTGGTGATGCTCGCCCGTCGCGCAGTCCACAAAAGTCAGCTCATGCATAAGGGGAGCTGGGATAAGTCGGCTGATAGGTGTGTCGAGGTTCGCAATAAGAGTATCGGCATTATAGGCTATGGACATATCGGCCCACAGGTCGGACTTCTGGCCGAAGCGTTCGGGATGAAGGTCTACTTCTTCGATGTGCTGAATAAACTTCCGCTCGGCAATGCGACCCCGGTTGCCACCCTTGAGGATCTGTTAAAACTCTCTGACTTCGTCACCCTACACGTTCCGGATACAGCCGAGACTAGGGGTATGATCGGCGCGCGCCAGATCGAGCAGATGAAGCACGGTGCATTCCTACTTAACTTAAGTCGTGGTCGCATAGTAGATCTTGAAGCGGTACGGGCAGCACTTTTAAGTGGTCAGTTGGCAGGGGCTGCTATCGATGTTTTTCCAGAGGAGCCGAAAACCAACGACGAGCCCTTTCAGTGTGCACTATCCGGAATGGATAACGTAATTCTGACACCGCATATCGGGGGAAGCACCCTTGAGGCCCAACGTAATATTGGGCTAGAGGTTGGCAACACATTGATCAAGTTCATTGAGACCGGCAGTACGACCGGAGCGGTTAATTTTCCGCAGGTTGAGTTGCCAATAGTGCGTGATAGTCACCGTATCCTTAATATTCATAAGAACGTTCCCGGCGTTTTGAGCTCGATTAACTCAATTATCGCGGCTGCTGGCGCAAATATTCGCGCGCAGTTCCTAAGCACACAGGGAGATGTTGGGTACCTAATAATTGACGTTGATAACGGGCTATCGGAGGGGATAAAAAACACGATAGAGGAGCTCGACACGAGTATCAGAACAAGGATCCTTTTTTAG
- a CDS encoding DEAD/DEAH box helicase, translated as MIGTPTAAKSKILTHLRKLAPFSVVERGVGFATNDNVSECSYAGHTVTGHVREDEVTTHSVQLVVLSSHDIEASCSCSTATDMQEQWCAHAVALLWRAAELEFFEPRGGFGERESTFRANSSSPLEVANAIRDIQSISTEQGSWDSSGATTSSYAPSVSILLDLSSDRLGIKIFFDEVEQEPTIFDGFRTVSSRALDNILLQVLEDEGSWDDASHIWYINSSKGIELVLGLIEEYETVLSVGDSQPITLSHDPIGAKLLLTWQPGALELRMKWVIGSDDKRLEIQRTQEVFGTGPFWTMIKHRIYRLTPQAARIASIFDGSRSLTVPRAQVGPVLEALNDSEIRNEALLEVSNPELQPAAEIKTPVPMLQLERRDNASDHFTSNRQVELIATLDFEYPTAQAGSNVVFLRDRDFENEATAALHTIGFSSTNEKRRYALTGDAALDFIHDGNEKLTNPWKINGIDAIRKGMRFSELNIAIALASNTKGGADTNDEDLSSTRRPGAIDWFDCHVSVLQNNSNLPLSALFKNTRGDNDRWTRLDSGAYARVPGGSIAQLRTILGMVDPNCRVSNTIKTQLSLAQAISLSRINDNGFAVSLDKRLAALSAKLSSFAEIKPVKATKGFIGELRNYQEDGISWLNFLHEFELGGILADEMGLGKTVQALAFFQMLRDKRGKKEAKKPILIVAPTSVITNWTYEIRRFTPGMKSIMLHGPGRKVLFDQVPDADFVLTSYALLRLDRYELERFEFSYLVLDEAQNIKNPQATTTKAAKAIRARRRLAITGTPTENRPMELWSIMDFLMPGYLGSAEFFRSNIERPILEGGNSTQVAQMLNAKTRPFILRRLKADVEKELPAKIESVLHVDMTPSQRTMYNQILNEVRPKVFEAIKKKGIQGASISILAALLRLRQVCNHPNSIEAFSDLQGYDSGKFNLLKDLTQEALDSGRKILLFSQFRGMLSIIRGWLDEIGTEYLYLDGATRNRQDLIDRFSQDDKVRLFLISLKAGGSGLNLMAADTVIIYDPWWNPAVESQAVDRAHRIGQSKTVSVYRLVTEESVEQKIMTLKAKKSKLVDALINENGLSTANLSKMDLESLFSPLPDASS; from the coding sequence ATGATCGGGACCCCAACTGCAGCCAAATCTAAGATCCTTACTCACCTGCGTAAACTTGCTCCATTTTCGGTCGTTGAGCGCGGCGTCGGATTCGCCACTAACGATAACGTTAGTGAGTGTAGTTATGCGGGCCATACGGTCACCGGACATGTCCGCGAGGACGAGGTTACAACCCATTCAGTTCAACTCGTTGTTCTATCCTCACATGATATAGAGGCCTCCTGCTCCTGCTCTACCGCTACGGATATGCAGGAGCAGTGGTGCGCACACGCCGTAGCGCTCCTCTGGCGCGCAGCGGAGCTTGAGTTCTTTGAGCCGCGCGGCGGATTCGGAGAACGAGAGTCCACCTTTCGTGCTAACTCCAGCTCTCCGCTCGAGGTAGCCAACGCGATCCGAGATATTCAATCAATCAGCACCGAACAGGGCAGCTGGGATAGTTCAGGTGCCACAACCTCAAGCTACGCACCAAGCGTATCGATTCTACTAGATCTCTCCAGTGATCGACTCGGCATAAAGATTTTCTTTGATGAGGTAGAGCAGGAGCCTACGATTTTTGATGGATTCCGCACCGTTTCAAGCCGTGCGCTCGATAACATCCTCCTCCAGGTACTCGAAGATGAGGGCTCCTGGGATGATGCCAGCCATATCTGGTATATCAATTCCAGTAAGGGTATTGAGTTGGTGCTGGGCCTAATAGAGGAGTACGAGACCGTGCTTTCTGTTGGCGATTCGCAGCCAATTACCCTATCGCATGATCCGATCGGCGCAAAACTACTCCTCACCTGGCAACCTGGCGCACTTGAGCTAAGAATGAAGTGGGTGATTGGTTCAGATGATAAACGGCTAGAGATTCAACGCACACAGGAGGTCTTCGGTACTGGTCCATTCTGGACGATGATTAAGCACAGGATCTATCGCCTGACGCCGCAGGCCGCGCGTATCGCCTCTATCTTCGATGGCTCGCGCTCACTCACTGTGCCACGTGCACAGGTTGGACCGGTGCTTGAGGCTCTTAATGACTCTGAGATTCGTAATGAGGCGCTACTTGAGGTTTCAAATCCAGAGTTGCAGCCGGCCGCGGAGATTAAGACCCCTGTTCCGATGCTGCAGTTAGAGCGTAGAGACAACGCCTCGGATCACTTCACATCGAATCGCCAAGTAGAGCTGATAGCTACGCTAGATTTTGAATATCCCACCGCACAGGCAGGCTCGAACGTAGTGTTCCTGCGCGATCGTGACTTTGAAAACGAAGCTACCGCCGCCCTACATACCATAGGATTTTCTAGCACTAACGAGAAACGCCGCTATGCACTTACTGGCGATGCCGCGCTCGATTTTATTCATGATGGCAATGAGAAGCTCACCAACCCGTGGAAAATTAACGGCATAGATGCAATTCGCAAGGGCATGCGTTTCTCGGAGCTTAACATTGCTATTGCGCTTGCGAGCAACACCAAGGGGGGTGCGGATACCAACGATGAGGATCTCTCTAGTACGCGCCGTCCTGGTGCTATCGATTGGTTCGATTGTCACGTCTCCGTTCTGCAAAACAATTCTAACCTCCCACTTTCTGCGCTCTTCAAGAACACCCGTGGGGATAACGATCGCTGGACACGCCTCGACAGTGGAGCATATGCACGAGTTCCTGGTGGCAGCATTGCCCAGCTAAGAACGATCCTAGGTATGGTCGATCCGAACTGCCGCGTTAGTAACACCATTAAAACCCAGCTATCATTGGCTCAGGCTATCAGCCTCAGCCGTATCAACGACAACGGATTCGCCGTCTCGCTCGACAAGCGCCTAGCAGCATTAAGCGCCAAGCTATCCTCCTTTGCAGAGATTAAACCGGTCAAGGCGACCAAGGGCTTTATCGGCGAATTGCGAAACTATCAGGAGGATGGCATTAGCTGGCTTAACTTCCTGCATGAGTTTGAACTGGGCGGCATCCTGGCCGATGAGATGGGACTCGGTAAGACCGTTCAGGCGCTGGCCTTCTTCCAAATGTTGCGTGATAAACGGGGCAAAAAGGAAGCTAAAAAACCGATCTTAATAGTTGCTCCAACCTCGGTTATTACAAACTGGACCTACGAGATTCGTCGCTTTACACCCGGCATGAAGTCCATAATGCTGCATGGCCCGGGGCGCAAAGTACTCTTTGATCAGGTACCAGATGCCGATTTCGTCCTGACCTCTTATGCGCTCTTACGACTCGATAGATACGAGTTGGAGCGCTTTGAGTTCTCATACCTCGTTCTTGATGAGGCCCAAAATATTAAGAATCCTCAGGCAACCACCACAAAAGCTGCTAAAGCTATCCGTGCTCGCCGCCGCCTCGCCATAACTGGCACCCCGACTGAGAACAGGCCGATGGAGCTCTGGTCCATTATGGACTTTCTTATGCCGGGATACCTCGGATCAGCAGAATTCTTCCGTTCGAATATCGAGCGCCCGATCCTTGAAGGCGGCAACTCCACACAGGTTGCTCAGATGCTTAATGCAAAGACCAGGCCCTTTATCCTGCGTCGCCTCAAAGCCGACGTAGAGAAGGAGCTGCCAGCCAAGATCGAGTCGGTACTGCACGTCGATATGACGCCGAGCCAACGCACGATGTACAACCAGATCCTGAATGAAGTACGTCCGAAGGTTTTTGAAGCTATTAAGAAAAAAGGTATTCAGGGTGCGAGCATCTCAATCCTTGCGGCTTTGCTGCGCTTACGTCAGGTGTGCAACCATCCGAACTCTATCGAGGCCTTTAGTGACCTACAGGGCTACGACTCAGGTAAGTTCAATCTACTGAAGGACCTGACCCAAGAGGCGCTCGACTCTGGCAGAAAGATCCTACTCTTCAGTCAGTTCCGTGGCATGTTATCGATTATACGGGGCTGGCTCGACGAGATCGGCACGGAGTACCTCTACCTAGATGGCGCTACACGCAACCGCCAAGATCTAATCGATCGCTTCTCACAGGACGATAAGGTGCGCCTCTTCCTAATTAGCCTTAAAGCTGGCGGTTCAGGTCTTAATCTTATGGCGGCAGATACCGTTATTATCTACGATCCGTGGTGGAACCCTGCTGTTGAGAGCCAAGCCGTTGACCGTGCTCACCGCATCGGGCAGAGCAAGACGGTCTCAGTCTATCGCTTAGTGACCGAGGAGTCGGTCGAGCAGAAGATCATGACCCTTAAGGCTAAGAAATCGAAATTGGTTGACGCCCTTATCAATGAGAACGGGCTATCAACTGCAAATCTCTCAAAGATGGATCTTGAAAGCCTCTTTAGCCCACTCCCTGATGCTAGTAGTTAA
- a CDS encoding integration host factor subunit alpha: MGNSRYCLTKADLADSIYAAIDIDKQKAAQVVEDYIELIKEALDKDAKVMLSGFGCYEVKAKPARRGRNPQTRETIILRARRVVKFKPSQLLRRAINGETISEDEIDKEY; the protein is encoded by the coding sequence ATGGGTAACTCACGCTATTGTTTAACTAAGGCTGACCTTGCTGATTCTATCTATGCCGCTATCGACATAGATAAGCAGAAGGCTGCTCAGGTAGTTGAAGACTACATTGAGCTGATCAAGGAGGCGCTCGACAAGGATGCTAAGGTGATGCTTTCAGGCTTCGGATGTTACGAAGTTAAGGCTAAGCCGGCTCGCCGCGGTCGCAATCCGCAAACACGCGAGACGATCATCCTGCGTGCTCGTCGGGTAGTTAAGTTCAAGCCCAGCCAACTCCTGCGCCGCGCTATTAACGGAGAGACCATCTCTGAGGACGAGATCGATAAGGAGTATTAA
- a CDS encoding M28 family peptidase → MAQFIKLVFQLLVLIALFLSALWLFVARPFNFTTTREKVSITADPSRLEDTVRKLSLTMGPRDFNHQQQLSTIADDTAYTFQTHNARVSLQTYLVNDICFHNVISEYGLPDSEGTIIIGAHYDTYGELPGADDNASGVAALLELGRMFSQQPPPMKVLLVAYPLEEPPFFRTNDMGSYVHAASLKHSKEKVRLMISLEMIGYFSDAPNSQRYSPSALSWIFPTTGNFIAVVGPPSISSATISLKKAITRSTELAALSINAPSLLPGVDFSDHLNYWKHDFDAVMVTDTAFLRNQNYHTEKDLPETLDYHRMAQVVTGVHSYVMNSN, encoded by the coding sequence ATGGCTCAGTTTATTAAGCTCGTTTTTCAACTGTTAGTACTTATCGCGCTCTTTCTGAGTGCATTGTGGCTATTTGTGGCCCGCCCCTTTAACTTCACAACAACAAGGGAGAAGGTTAGCATTACTGCAGATCCCTCACGCCTGGAGGATACCGTGCGTAAGCTCTCGCTTACGATGGGGCCGCGCGATTTTAACCATCAGCAACAACTCAGCACAATCGCCGATGATACCGCGTATACATTTCAGACTCACAACGCACGCGTCTCGTTACAAACTTACCTGGTTAACGATATATGCTTCCATAATGTGATATCTGAGTATGGACTCCCTGATTCAGAGGGGACCATAATAATCGGAGCGCACTACGACACCTACGGTGAGCTGCCTGGAGCCGATGATAATGCCAGCGGAGTAGCGGCGCTACTTGAACTCGGACGGATGTTTTCACAACAGCCCCCACCGATGAAGGTGTTACTAGTGGCCTATCCACTGGAGGAGCCCCCATTCTTTCGCACAAACGATATGGGCAGTTACGTTCATGCTGCATCTCTCAAGCATTCCAAAGAAAAGGTACGCCTTATGATAAGTCTTGAGATGATAGGTTATTTCTCTGATGCCCCGAACTCTCAGCGCTACTCACCCTCTGCGCTCTCCTGGATCTTCCCCACAACCGGCAACTTTATCGCCGTCGTTGGCCCCCCCTCCATTAGTTCTGCAACCATCTCGCTTAAAAAAGCGATCACCCGTTCAACTGAGCTAGCGGCGCTGTCGATAAATGCACCGAGCCTACTGCCTGGTGTAGATTTTTCTGACCACCTGAACTACTGGAAACACGACTTTGATGCCGTTATGGTTACGGATACTGCGTTTCTGAGAAATCAGAATTATCACACTGAGAAAGATCTTCCCGAGACCCTAGACTACCATAGAATGGCGCAGGTGGTGACGGGGGTGCATTCTTATGTGATGAATAGCAACTAA
- the tkt gene encoding transketolase — translation MTLDIKNLQRLATTVRTLSIDAVQKANSGHPGLPLGAADFTSVLWANYLRFNPKDPSWINRDRFVLSAGHGCMLLYSMLHLFGYDLPMSQLQQFRQWESITPGHPEFGITPGVECTTGPLGQGAANSVGLALSGKMLAARYGADLFNYRVFTLVSDGDLMEGVSAEAGSLAGHMQLDNLVYMYDDNKISLAGETELCFTESVAKRYEGYGWFVQSCDGHNMQEVAQCLDQALAQRGRPSLICCRTLLGFGSPNKSNTHEAHGAPLGAEEIKATKRNLGWPEDAQFLVPEDVQAFIAARVEKKVEESSAWKGSFSTWRSSNGELAKQLESQLARAIDPKLKDELLAIFKEPKKDATRNLSGAAIQVIAKYVPGFVGGSADLDPSTKTAIKGGGDVSHENFAGKNIHFGVREHAMGSLANGLAYTQAWIPYTATFLVFSDYMRPAMRVGAISHLQALYIFTHDSFWVGEDGPTHEPIEHVMSLRLIPNMRVLRPADGVEVAMCYYAALTHKHGPSTLIFSRQNLPSLTRPASFSPDDVLKGGYILKESSQPKLVLVATGSEVGAAVEAATMLEAEGHSVQVVSMPCVELFTAQSAAYKAELFPAGARIAVVEAGVTLGWSSILGRDALAIGIDHYGASAPGEILAEKFGFTGQAIKERIAAWIES, via the coding sequence ATGACACTAGACATCAAGAACCTTCAACGTTTGGCGACAACTGTTCGTACCCTTTCAATCGACGCGGTGCAGAAGGCAAATAGCGGACATCCTGGCCTGCCGCTTGGTGCCGCTGATTTTACCTCGGTACTATGGGCAAATTACCTCCGTTTTAATCCAAAGGACCCAAGCTGGATTAACCGCGACCGTTTTGTGCTCTCAGCTGGGCACGGCTGTATGTTGCTTTATTCTATGTTGCATCTCTTTGGATACGACCTACCGATGAGCCAGCTTCAGCAGTTTCGTCAGTGGGAGAGCATCACCCCCGGCCATCCCGAGTTCGGTATAACTCCAGGCGTAGAGTGCACCACCGGACCGTTGGGGCAGGGGGCTGCAAATAGCGTAGGACTAGCGCTCTCGGGCAAGATGCTTGCGGCCCGTTACGGAGCCGATCTCTTTAACTATAGGGTTTTTACCTTAGTTAGTGATGGTGATCTGATGGAAGGAGTCTCTGCGGAGGCGGGCTCGCTTGCGGGACACATGCAACTCGACAACCTGGTCTACATGTACGATGACAATAAGATCTCGCTCGCTGGTGAGACGGAGCTGTGTTTTACCGAGTCAGTTGCTAAGAGATACGAAGGCTACGGTTGGTTCGTGCAGTCCTGTGATGGTCACAATATGCAGGAGGTTGCGCAGTGCCTCGATCAGGCGCTGGCACAGAGGGGGCGCCCAAGCCTGATCTGTTGTCGTACGTTGCTAGGCTTCGGAAGTCCAAACAAGAGCAATACGCATGAGGCGCACGGCGCGCCACTTGGAGCGGAGGAGATAAAGGCTACCAAGCGAAATCTCGGCTGGCCTGAGGATGCTCAGTTCCTGGTGCCAGAGGATGTGCAGGCATTTATTGCAGCTAGAGTAGAGAAAAAGGTTGAGGAGTCCTCGGCCTGGAAGGGCAGCTTCTCAACCTGGAGATCATCAAACGGTGAACTAGCAAAGCAGCTTGAGAGTCAACTTGCACGCGCAATAGATCCGAAACTAAAGGATGAGCTACTTGCGATCTTCAAGGAGCCCAAGAAGGACGCGACCAGAAACCTCTCTGGTGCTGCAATTCAGGTGATCGCCAAATATGTGCCAGGTTTTGTTGGGGGCTCTGCTGATCTTGATCCATCAACAAAAACGGCGATTAAAGGCGGCGGTGATGTGAGCCACGAAAACTTTGCTGGCAAGAATATTCACTTCGGGGTGCGTGAGCACGCCATGGGGTCGCTTGCGAATGGCTTGGCTTATACGCAGGCCTGGATTCCCTACACGGCTACCTTCCTAGTATTCTCGGATTATATGCGGCCAGCGATGCGGGTCGGAGCTATCTCGCATCTACAGGCGCTCTATATCTTTACGCACGATAGCTTCTGGGTCGGAGAGGATGGGCCAACGCACGAGCCGATTGAGCACGTTATGAGCCTGCGTTTAATTCCAAATATGCGGGTCTTAAGGCCGGCCGATGGAGTTGAGGTTGCGATGTGTTACTACGCAGCACTTACGCATAAGCATGGACCGAGCACCCTTATTTTTAGCCGTCAGAACTTACCGAGCCTAACGCGACCTGCTTCGTTTAGTCCGGATGATGTGCTTAAGGGCGGCTATATTCTTAAAGAGAGCTCGCAGCCAAAGCTTGTGCTTGTTGCTACCGGTTCTGAGGTTGGTGCTGCTGTTGAGGCTGCTACGATGCTGGAGGCCGAGGGCCACTCTGTACAGGTTGTTTCGATGCCGTGTGTTGAGCTCTTTACGGCGCAGTCAGCGGCGTACAAAGCAGAGCTATTCCCAGCCGGTGCTCGTATTGCAGTAGTGGAGGCGGGCGTAACGCTAGGTTGGAGCTCTATCCTTGGTAGGGACGCCCTTGCAATCGGAATAGATCACTACGGAGCGTCAGCGCCGGGCGAGATACTGGCAGAGAAGTTCGGATTTACCGGACAGGCGATTAAGGAGAGGATCGCTGCTTGGATTGAGAGTTAG
- a CDS encoding thioredoxin family protein, with protein sequence MQRDTTSHRFTLGSKLPQFTLPNVDGKELGSDYLQGARASLVVFLCNHCPYVKGSEEMLIEIIRRYQAEGLKAVWISSNDATQYPEDSFEKMKDKASQMSLPYPYLYDESQDVARAFDAACTPELYLFDKDSMLVYHGTINDSPRDPSKVTQDYLSQAIVAVLEGRTPQPQFINPLGCSIKWKPVP encoded by the coding sequence GTGCAGAGGGATACTACTAGCCATCGATTTACTCTAGGTTCAAAGTTACCGCAATTCACCCTGCCTAATGTTGATGGCAAAGAGCTTGGCTCTGATTATCTGCAGGGCGCTCGTGCAAGTTTGGTTGTGTTTCTGTGCAATCACTGCCCATACGTCAAGGGGAGCGAGGAGATGTTAATTGAGATTATTAGACGCTATCAGGCCGAGGGCCTCAAGGCTGTGTGGATCAGCAGTAACGATGCAACGCAGTATCCTGAAGATAGTTTCGAGAAGATGAAGGATAAAGCTAGTCAGATGTCGTTGCCGTATCCCTACCTCTACGATGAGTCTCAAGATGTTGCGCGAGCTTTTGATGCGGCCTGTACTCCAGAGCTCTATCTTTTTGATAAGGATAGCATGCTTGTATATCACGGCACTATTAACGATAGCCCCCGCGATCCCAGTAAGGTCACGCAGGACTACCTCTCTCAGGCAATTGTTGCGGTGCTAGAGGGTAGGACCCCACAACCACAATTTATTAATCCTCTCGGCTGCTCCATTAAGTGGAAGCCAGTTCCATAG